One Phoenix dactylifera cultivar Barhee BC4 chromosome 8, palm_55x_up_171113_PBpolish2nd_filt_p, whole genome shotgun sequence genomic window carries:
- the LOC103695996 gene encoding heat stress transcription factor A-1-like isoform X2, translating to MEVEKGGGGGSSLVPVVPPFLSKCYEMVEDPQTNGTVSWSETNNSFVIWDPATFCRDLLPKYFKHSNLSSFVRQLNTYGFRKVDPDRYEFANEGFLRGQKDLLKTITRKKPSHNAVQQHQSQGRNTSVKACVEVGKFGPKEEIEMLKRDKNVLMQELVKLRQHQQNTDHEVRILRQRIQGMEQHQQQMMSFLAMAVKSPGFVAQLMQQTGNNRWTEANKKRRLPALEQGAVGSFQTSSDGQIIRYQPFMPETLRPSMSSMPNSVVSPNFQPMSNGVNDLSTDVDVMSLEANSSLPPGGDIPLTEYIEQLLASPISENHGQMEPESLEVPDFMLDFVLPEQEIQMETSKNMVLPSEQMGGNHQASEKADRHTFPFEAKPCNTANAGPKSPDEKGGGLMLC from the exons ATGGAGGTTGAgaagggcggcggcggcgggagcTCGCTGGTCCCAGTCGTGCCGCCGTTCTTGAGCAAGTGCTACGAGATGGTGGAGGATCCACAGACAAACGGGACGGTGTCCTGGAGCGAGACCAACAACAGCTTCGTTATCTGGGACCCCGCAACCTTCTGCCGGGATCTCCTCCCCAAGTACTTCAAACATAGCAACCTCTCTAGCTTCGTCCGCCAGCTTAACACCTAT GGTTTTCGAAAGGTCGATCCTGATAGATATGAGTTTGCAAATGAGGGATTCCTGAGGGGACAAAAGGATTTGCTGAAGACCATTACAAGGAAGAAGCCTTCCCATAATGCTGTTCAGCAGCATCAGTCTCAAGGGAGAAATACATCTGTAAAGGCATGCGTCGAGGTCGGAAAATTTGGGCcaaaggaggaaattgaaatgcttAAGAGGGATAAGAATGTCCTCATGCAGGAGCTGGTAAAACTCAGGCAGCATCAGCAAAACACTGACCATGAAGTTCGCATTCTGAGACAACGAATACAAGGAATGGAACAGCATCAGCAACAGATGATGTCATTTTTGGCCATGGCAGTTAAGAGTCCTGGATTTGTAGCACAACTAATGCAGCAGACTGGGAATAATAGGTGGACCGAGGCaaataagaaaagaaggctTCCTGCCTTGGAACAGGGTGCTGTAGGAAGTTTCCAGACTTCATCTGATGGGCAGATTATCAGATACCAGCCTTTTATGCCTGAAACATTGAGGCCATCTATGTCATCAATGCCGAATTCTGTTGTGTCACCTAATTTTCAGCCCATGTCTAATGGAGTCAACGATTTGTCCACAGATGTGGATGTCATGTCACTTGAGGCTAACTCCTCTTTGCCTCCAGGAGGGGATATTCCTCTGACAGAATATATTGAACAACTTTTGGCTAGCCCGATTTCAGAGAATCATGGGCAGATGGAGCCTGAGTCCTTGGAGGTTCCAGATTTTATGTTGGATTTTGTTTTACCAGAGCAGGAAATTCAGAtggaaacatcaaaaaacatgGTTCTTCCAAGTGAACAGATGGGAGGGAATCATCAAGCGTCTGAGAAAG CTGACAGACACAC ATTTCCATTTGAAGCGAAGCCTTGCAACACTGCCAATGCCGGTCCCAAAAGCCCAGATGAGAAAGGTGGTGGGTTGATGTTGTGCTGA
- the LOC103695996 gene encoding heat stress transcription factor A-1-like isoform X1, whose protein sequence is MEVEKGGGGGSSLVPVVPPFLSKCYEMVEDPQTNGTVSWSETNNSFVIWDPATFCRDLLPKYFKHSNLSSFVRQLNTYGFRKVDPDRYEFANEGFLRGQKDLLKTITRKKPSHNAVQQHQSQGRNTSVKACVEVGKFGPKEEIEMLKRDKNVLMQELVKLRQHQQNTDHEVRILRQRIQGMEQHQQQMMSFLAMAVKSPGFVAQLMQQTGNNRWTEANKKRRLPALEQGAVGSFQTSSDGQIIRYQPFMPETLRPSMSSMPNSVVSPNFQPMSNGVNDLSTDVDVMSLEANSSLPPGGDIPLTEYIEQLLASPISENHGQMEPESLEVPDFMLDFVLPEQEIQMETSKNMVLPSEQMGGNHQASEKADRHTRIFRFDVNYFGYYEQGWTRFKSEISHIGKPNRWPTFRGHNLISI, encoded by the exons ATGGAGGTTGAgaagggcggcggcggcgggagcTCGCTGGTCCCAGTCGTGCCGCCGTTCTTGAGCAAGTGCTACGAGATGGTGGAGGATCCACAGACAAACGGGACGGTGTCCTGGAGCGAGACCAACAACAGCTTCGTTATCTGGGACCCCGCAACCTTCTGCCGGGATCTCCTCCCCAAGTACTTCAAACATAGCAACCTCTCTAGCTTCGTCCGCCAGCTTAACACCTAT GGTTTTCGAAAGGTCGATCCTGATAGATATGAGTTTGCAAATGAGGGATTCCTGAGGGGACAAAAGGATTTGCTGAAGACCATTACAAGGAAGAAGCCTTCCCATAATGCTGTTCAGCAGCATCAGTCTCAAGGGAGAAATACATCTGTAAAGGCATGCGTCGAGGTCGGAAAATTTGGGCcaaaggaggaaattgaaatgcttAAGAGGGATAAGAATGTCCTCATGCAGGAGCTGGTAAAACTCAGGCAGCATCAGCAAAACACTGACCATGAAGTTCGCATTCTGAGACAACGAATACAAGGAATGGAACAGCATCAGCAACAGATGATGTCATTTTTGGCCATGGCAGTTAAGAGTCCTGGATTTGTAGCACAACTAATGCAGCAGACTGGGAATAATAGGTGGACCGAGGCaaataagaaaagaaggctTCCTGCCTTGGAACAGGGTGCTGTAGGAAGTTTCCAGACTTCATCTGATGGGCAGATTATCAGATACCAGCCTTTTATGCCTGAAACATTGAGGCCATCTATGTCATCAATGCCGAATTCTGTTGTGTCACCTAATTTTCAGCCCATGTCTAATGGAGTCAACGATTTGTCCACAGATGTGGATGTCATGTCACTTGAGGCTAACTCCTCTTTGCCTCCAGGAGGGGATATTCCTCTGACAGAATATATTGAACAACTTTTGGCTAGCCCGATTTCAGAGAATCATGGGCAGATGGAGCCTGAGTCCTTGGAGGTTCCAGATTTTATGTTGGATTTTGTTTTACCAGAGCAGGAAATTCAGAtggaaacatcaaaaaacatgGTTCTTCCAAGTGAACAGATGGGAGGGAATCATCAAGCGTCTGAGAAAG CTGACAGACACAC GAGGATTTTCAGATTTGATGTGAACTACTTTGGCTACTACGAGCAGGGCTGGACAAGGTTCAAGAGTGAGATCAGCCACATCGGAAAGCCAAATCGCTGGCCAACTTTCAGAGGGCATAACTTG ATTTCCATTTGA
- the LOC103695996 gene encoding heat stress transcription factor A-1-like isoform X3 has protein sequence MEVEKGGGGGSSLVPVVPPFLSKCYEMVEDPQTNGTVSWSETNNSFVIWDPATFCRDLLPKYFKHSNLSSFVRQLNTYGFRKVDPDRYEFANEGFLRGQKDLLKTITRKKPSHNAVQQHQSQGRNTSVKACVEVGKFGPKEEIEMLKRDKNVLMQELVKLRQHQQNTDHEVRILRQRIQGMEQHQQQMMSFLAMAVKSPGFVAQLMQQTGNNRWTEANKKRRLPALEQGAVGSFQTSSDGQIIRYQPFMPETLRPSMSSMPNSVVSPNFQPMSNGVNDLSTDVDVMSLEANSSLPPGGDIPLTEYIEQLLASPISENHGQMEPESLEVPDFMLDFVLPEQEIQMETSKNMVLPSEQMGGNHQASEKADRHTISEYGN, from the exons ATGGAGGTTGAgaagggcggcggcggcgggagcTCGCTGGTCCCAGTCGTGCCGCCGTTCTTGAGCAAGTGCTACGAGATGGTGGAGGATCCACAGACAAACGGGACGGTGTCCTGGAGCGAGACCAACAACAGCTTCGTTATCTGGGACCCCGCAACCTTCTGCCGGGATCTCCTCCCCAAGTACTTCAAACATAGCAACCTCTCTAGCTTCGTCCGCCAGCTTAACACCTAT GGTTTTCGAAAGGTCGATCCTGATAGATATGAGTTTGCAAATGAGGGATTCCTGAGGGGACAAAAGGATTTGCTGAAGACCATTACAAGGAAGAAGCCTTCCCATAATGCTGTTCAGCAGCATCAGTCTCAAGGGAGAAATACATCTGTAAAGGCATGCGTCGAGGTCGGAAAATTTGGGCcaaaggaggaaattgaaatgcttAAGAGGGATAAGAATGTCCTCATGCAGGAGCTGGTAAAACTCAGGCAGCATCAGCAAAACACTGACCATGAAGTTCGCATTCTGAGACAACGAATACAAGGAATGGAACAGCATCAGCAACAGATGATGTCATTTTTGGCCATGGCAGTTAAGAGTCCTGGATTTGTAGCACAACTAATGCAGCAGACTGGGAATAATAGGTGGACCGAGGCaaataagaaaagaaggctTCCTGCCTTGGAACAGGGTGCTGTAGGAAGTTTCCAGACTTCATCTGATGGGCAGATTATCAGATACCAGCCTTTTATGCCTGAAACATTGAGGCCATCTATGTCATCAATGCCGAATTCTGTTGTGTCACCTAATTTTCAGCCCATGTCTAATGGAGTCAACGATTTGTCCACAGATGTGGATGTCATGTCACTTGAGGCTAACTCCTCTTTGCCTCCAGGAGGGGATATTCCTCTGACAGAATATATTGAACAACTTTTGGCTAGCCCGATTTCAGAGAATCATGGGCAGATGGAGCCTGAGTCCTTGGAGGTTCCAGATTTTATGTTGGATTTTGTTTTACCAGAGCAGGAAATTCAGAtggaaacatcaaaaaacatgGTTCTTCCAAGTGAACAGATGGGAGGGAATCATCAAGCGTCTGAGAAAG CTGACAGACACAC CATTTCTGAATATGGAAACTAG
- the LOC120111462 gene encoding uncharacterized protein LOC120111462 has product MIRDFSELIRRLSSRHGLHAWRTIASVYTTESHMFICHGLPTYLITSPSARSNLKHWLRPDWRVRAFGIAASPFLSPLSSPPPPPSPLRLPLADHLCLPVDGDHGYITPPDRPIQLSPGTRSSRLHHPVDAPLLLARRLGFSEPTTGSSPSEVKGNNKGQCKSKGSKHTAGFLSERVQVLIPTPSRLTELKSFMSVHWNHILTTFIYVSCILEREMLNEKLSAEHFHCFVYAYDWMRL; this is encoded by the exons ATGATTCGAGACTTCTCCGAGCTTATTCGACGGTTGAGCTCACGGCATGGTTTGCATGCATGGAGGACTATTGCTTCCGTCTATACTACAGAGTCGCATATGTTCATCTGCCATGGCCT ACCGACTTACCTCATCACTTCCCCATCAGCCCGGTCGAACTTAAAACATTGGCTTCGTCCCGATTGGAGGGTTAGGGCTTTTGGCATCGCCGCTTCCCCTTTCTtgtctcccctctcctctcctccacctccgccctctcctctccggctcccCCTTGCCGACCATTTGTGCCTCCCCGTCGACGGTGACCACGGCTACATCACGCCCCCCGATCGGCCGATCCAACTCTCACCCGGGACGAGATCATCACGGCTACATCACCCCGTCGACGCCCCCCTCCTTCTTGCTCGTCGGCTAGGGTTTTCAGAACCCACAACTGGTTCTTCCCCGAGCGAG GTTAAAGGAAACAACAAGGGGCAATGCAAAAGCAAAGGGTCAAAGCATACTGCTGGCTTTCTATCTGAACGAGTACAAGTTCTTATTCCGACTCCTTCCCGGTTGACAGAGTTGAAGTCATTTATGTCAGTCCATTGGAATCATATACTGACGACATTTATATATGTCTCTTGTATTCTGGAAAGAGAGATGCTGAATGAAAAGCTTTCAGCAGAACACTTCCATTGTTTTGTTTATGCATATGACTGGATGAGGCTCTAg
- the LOC103695980 gene encoding translocase of chloroplast 34, chloroplastic-like produces MASQLSREWFGIQQFPAATQSKLHELLGKLKQENVSTLTILVMGKGGVGKSSTVNSILGERVAAVSAFQSEGLRPLMCSRTRAGFTLNIIDTPGLVEGGYVNEQALEIIKRFLLNKTIDVLLYVDRLDAYRVDSLDRQVIKAITDTFGKRIWRRALVVLTHAQLSPPDGLNYDDFFAKRSETLLKYIRLGARIKKQEFEESVVPVVLVENSGRCKTNDNGEKILPDGTAWIPNLVEVITVVISNGSKPITVDQKLIDGPNPNERGKLFIPLILAFQYFFVVKRIQKAIKQDIAKESKPLWELRDMGLANRKF; encoded by the exons ATGGCATCCCAATTATCTCGTGAGTGGTTTGGGATCCAGCAGTTCCCGGCTGCCACACAGAGCAAATTGCACGAATTGCTGGGAAAGCTGAAGCAAGAG AATGTGAGCACGTTGACAATTCTGGTGATGGGCAAGGGTGGTGTTGGAAAGTCGTCCACGGTGAACTCCATATTGGGGGAGAGGGTGGCTGCTGTCAGCGCTTTCCAA TCAGAAGGATTGCGACCATTGATGTGCTCACGCACGCGAGCAGGATTCACTTTGAATATCATTGACACTCCTGGGCTTGTGGAAGGTGGATATGTCAATGAACAGGCTCTTGAAATCATAAAACG GTTTCTCTTGAACAAGACTATCGATGTTCTTCTGTATGTGGACCGATTAGATGCATATAGGGTGGATAGTTTGGATAGACAGGTTATTAAAGCCATAACAGATACATTCGGTAAAAGAATATGGCGGAGGGCTTTGGTTGTTTTAACTCATGCTCAGCTGTCACCACCAGATGGACTGAATTATGATGATTTCTTTGCTAAACGATCAGAAACACTTTTAAAATACATTCGCTTAGGTGCACGTATTAAGAAACAAGAGTTTGAG GAATCTGTTGTTCCTGTGGTCTTGGTCGAGAACAGTGGGAGATGCAAAACTAATGATAATGGGGAGAAG ATTCTTCCTGATGGTACTGCATGGATTCCGAACTTGGTTGAAGTAATAACAGTTGTTATCTCAAATGGGAGCAAACCTATTACTGTTGATCAGAAGTTGATTGATGGCCCCAACCCTAATGAGAGGGGAAAGTTGTTCATACCTcttatcctagctttccag TATTTTTTCGTGGTGAAACGGATCCAGAAAGCCATAAAGCAGGACATTGCAAAAGAAAGCAAGCCTCTTTGGGAGCTGCGCGACATGGGCTTGGCAAACCGGAAATTCTAG